One stretch of Pseudomonas azotoformans DNA includes these proteins:
- a CDS encoding TonB-dependent receptor yields the protein MSPELSIQPLRRPRGWRANVLTQALALTLSSQMCSAYAADAQPAADTQAIELAPLTVSARLSQESAKDIPFGLSVIDGQTLETRRLRTLEDALRTTPGVDVNSWGGANDANVRIRGIGSLNQMSMDDGSVVLNVDGVPMSVRNAAMATLDVQQVEVLKGPQGTLFGRNSEAGAINVTTRKPTRELEGYVRGEAGQQGQFMTEGAVGGPLTDSLAGRIAVRRSGFDNWVDDRQDGDPLTKPRDLALRGSLLWDNDQGTTGLLTAERQRADHYAGLEILRPFGNRPSLDYTPGTFDGNRKTNERYSFELNHDLAQARITSVSAYTSTDFNAVKGYDRTITRALYGAPFEYLIEDSAHEQVWSQDLRLGSLADADVFWVTGVNLSRSERSFDSDNFTSGARQTRDFSTNSYAAYGEVTYPIAEDWKLTTGLRHTWDRKTYGGDYASGGAVVSDNRRLQDDYTTGRVALSYALTPQTNVYALLSRGYKSAGFNDYATSVKDSEPYKAAKVNAAELGFKHESAGGELSLEGALFITRVQDDHLLGYDFNTLAVSAVNADTRSKGAELSSTWHVTDELTLGSAVSYTNAVVTSDAPGVSGGDVAAGSRVPDVPLWSGNFSVAWQRNLGAFLGLPTPRLNTLLNYRVQKNRPADAQNHYDLKGYAKLDLHLGLESGGSEVYLWGDNLLDARYDLYGSYSTDTVLTGMPGRGRSAGVGYSYTF from the coding sequence ATGTCACCTGAACTCTCCATCCAGCCGCTGCGCCGTCCGCGCGGCTGGCGTGCCAATGTGCTGACCCAAGCCCTGGCGCTGACCCTGTCCAGCCAGATGTGCTCGGCCTATGCCGCAGACGCGCAACCCGCTGCGGATACCCAGGCCATCGAGCTGGCTCCGCTGACCGTCAGCGCGCGGCTGAGCCAGGAAAGCGCCAAGGACATTCCCTTCGGCCTGTCGGTCATCGATGGGCAAACCCTCGAAACCCGGCGTTTGCGCACCCTGGAAGACGCGCTGCGCACCACACCTGGCGTGGATGTCAACTCATGGGGCGGCGCCAACGATGCCAACGTGCGTATTCGCGGGATTGGCTCGCTGAACCAGATGAGCATGGATGACGGCTCGGTGGTGTTGAATGTGGACGGGGTGCCGATGTCGGTGCGCAACGCCGCAATGGCCACCCTCGACGTGCAGCAGGTGGAAGTGCTCAAGGGGCCGCAGGGCACGTTGTTCGGCCGTAACAGCGAGGCCGGTGCGATCAACGTGACCACCCGCAAACCCACCCGTGAGCTGGAAGGTTATGTGCGCGGTGAGGCAGGCCAGCAAGGCCAGTTCATGACCGAAGGCGCCGTCGGTGGGCCGTTGACCGATTCCCTGGCGGGGCGCATCGCCGTGCGCCGCAGCGGCTTCGACAACTGGGTGGATGACCGGCAGGACGGCGACCCGCTGACCAAACCCCGGGACCTCGCCCTGCGCGGCAGCCTGCTGTGGGACAACGACCAGGGCACCACCGGCCTGTTGACCGCCGAGCGCCAGCGCGCCGATCACTATGCAGGCCTGGAAATATTGCGCCCGTTCGGCAACCGTCCCAGCCTGGACTACACCCCGGGCACGTTCGATGGCAACCGCAAGACCAACGAGCGTTACTCCTTTGAGCTCAACCATGACCTGGCGCAGGCACGGATCACGTCGGTCAGCGCCTACACCAGCACCGACTTCAATGCCGTCAAGGGCTATGACCGCACGATCACTCGCGCACTGTACGGTGCGCCGTTCGAATACCTGATCGAAGACTCCGCCCATGAGCAGGTGTGGAGCCAGGACCTGCGCCTGGGCTCCCTGGCGGATGCCGATGTGTTCTGGGTGACCGGGGTCAACCTGTCGCGCTCCGAGCGCAGTTTCGATTCCGACAACTTCACGAGTGGAGCCCGGCAGACCCGCGACTTCAGCACCAACAGCTATGCCGCCTACGGTGAAGTGACGTACCCGATTGCCGAGGATTGGAAGCTCACCACCGGCTTGCGCCACACTTGGGACCGCAAGACCTATGGCGGGGACTATGCCAGTGGCGGTGCTGTGGTCAGCGACAATCGGCGCCTGCAGGACGACTACACCACCGGGCGCGTGGCGTTGAGCTACGCGCTGACGCCGCAGACCAATGTCTATGCGCTGCTGTCGCGGGGCTACAAGTCGGCCGGGTTCAACGACTACGCCACGTCGGTCAAGGACAGCGAGCCCTACAAGGCTGCCAAGGTCAACGCCGCCGAACTGGGCTTCAAGCATGAAAGTGCCGGGGGCGAACTGAGCCTGGAAGGGGCGTTGTTCATCACCCGCGTGCAGGACGACCACCTGCTGGGCTACGACTTCAACACCCTGGCGGTCAGCGCCGTGAATGCCGACACCCGCAGCAAGGGGGCCGAGCTGTCGAGCACCTGGCACGTCACCGATGAACTGACCTTGGGCAGCGCCGTGAGCTACACCAATGCGGTGGTGACCTCGGACGCGCCCGGTGTGTCCGGCGGTGATGTGGCGGCAGGCAGTCGTGTGCCGGATGTGCCGCTGTGGAGCGGAAATTTCAGTGTTGCCTGGCAGAGGAACCTGGGCGCGTTCCTCGGGTTGCCGACGCCACGCCTGAACACCTTGCTCAATTATCGCGTACAGAAAAACCGCCCGGCCGATGCGCAAAACCACTACGACCTCAAGGGCTACGCCAAGCTGGACTTGCACCTGGGCCTGGAGAGCGGTGGTTCGGAAGTCTACCTGTGGGGCGACAACCTGCTGGATGCGCGGTATGACCTGTACGGTTCATATTCCACCGATACGGTACTGACCGGCATGCCCGGCCGTGGGCGTTCGGCGGGGGTGGGCTACAGCTACACCTTCTGA
- a CDS encoding REP-associated tyrosine transposase, giving the protein MSTQQNAHRLRLGRYSETGRIYLLTAITYQRQRIFEDWRIGRLLVSEFRRAQADGEATSLAWVVMPDHFHWLVELHNGDLPRLMRITKSRSARMINTARGLQGALWQKGYFDRALRREDDLRAMARYIVANPLRAGLVEHIGEYPLWDAIWL; this is encoded by the coding sequence ATGTCCACCCAGCAAAACGCCCATCGTCTACGTTTGGGCCGCTACTCGGAAACCGGCCGTATTTACCTGCTCACGGCGATTACCTACCAACGACAACGCATCTTTGAGGACTGGCGCATCGGCCGGCTGTTGGTCAGCGAGTTCAGGCGTGCTCAGGCAGACGGCGAGGCAACATCGCTGGCCTGGGTGGTCATGCCGGATCATTTCCATTGGCTGGTCGAGTTGCATAACGGCGATTTACCGAGATTGATGCGCATCACCAAATCGCGAAGCGCACGAATGATCAATACAGCGAGAGGGCTCCAGGGAGCGCTGTGGCAGAAGGGTTACTTTGATCGGGCACTGCGTCGCGAAGACGACTTGAGGGCCATGGCGCGCTATATCGTCGCCAACCCATTGCGTGCTGGCCTGGTCGAGCACATTGGCGAGTACCCCTTGTGGGACGCCATCTGGCTATAA
- a CDS encoding TonB-dependent receptor, giving the protein MTARMEQEDPKDVPISLSVISGEQLRTQRLDTLESALRNTSGVSVNSSGGPNDFNVLIRGVGSLYQMSMDDSSVAFNIDGVPVSSRSLGFGTLDVDRIEVLKGPQGTMSGALGQAGAVNITTRQPTRELEGYVRGEVGQEGQFLTEGAVGGPISDSLSGRLAVRRAGYDSWIDNDQTHHPITKPRNEAYRGSLLWDLNDDTHVLVSAERQKTERATNSLVLRPYGSNPSLDLTPGLFDDNYKTTERYTLKVDHDFANSRLTSTTATGTADFEGLIAYDSKLMGALYGTPSEFWVVDKSFERNWSQDLHLSSLPDSEVFWVAGVAASRNERSYDTPRNTYGTASAKFRDFTTTTYAGYGEVTFPLTERLKLTTGYRHSWDRKTYDGQYFSGSSAVDDSRKLTDHYGTGRAALSYAITPQTNVYVQLARGYKSGGFNDYASQVSDSQPYKAAVSKAAELGFKSETEDRRGSLNGALFFTRVHDDHLLGYDAATFATNAFNADTRTRGAELEGSWRFDYGLTLAASATYLDAKITSGVQGIQAGDVAAGNRTPDVPRWSGNFNASWKHPLGTFASLGETTLNTSLNYHLVGERAADPQNHFNLDNYEKLDLRAGLESKFGEVYAFADNLLNQTYDTYGFYSDPVAYGAPARRRTLGVGYTYQF; this is encoded by the coding sequence GTGACCGCACGTATGGAGCAGGAAGATCCCAAGGACGTGCCGATCAGCCTCAGCGTGATCAGTGGCGAACAGTTGCGCACCCAGCGCCTCGACACACTGGAGAGCGCCCTGCGCAACACCTCCGGCGTCAGCGTCAACTCCTCCGGTGGCCCGAACGACTTCAATGTGCTGATCCGCGGCGTCGGTTCGCTGTACCAGATGTCCATGGATGACAGCTCGGTGGCGTTCAATATCGACGGCGTACCGGTGTCGTCGCGCAGCCTCGGTTTCGGCACGCTGGACGTCGACCGCATCGAAGTGCTCAAGGGGCCGCAAGGCACAATGTCCGGTGCACTCGGCCAGGCCGGCGCGGTGAACATCACCACGCGCCAACCCACCCGCGAACTTGAAGGGTATGTGCGCGGCGAAGTCGGCCAGGAAGGCCAGTTCCTCACCGAAGGCGCCGTCGGCGGGCCGATCAGCGATAGCCTCAGCGGTCGCCTGGCGGTGCGGCGCGCCGGCTACGACAGCTGGATCGACAACGACCAGACCCACCACCCGATCACCAAGCCGCGCAATGAAGCCTACCGCGGCAGCCTGCTCTGGGACCTCAACGACGACACCCACGTGCTGGTCAGCGCCGAACGCCAGAAAACCGAGCGCGCCACCAACTCCCTGGTACTGCGGCCCTACGGCAGCAACCCCAGCCTCGACCTGACGCCCGGCCTGTTCGATGACAACTACAAGACCACCGAGCGCTACACGCTCAAGGTCGATCACGACTTCGCCAACAGTCGCCTGACCTCTACCACCGCCACCGGTACCGCCGACTTCGAAGGCCTGATCGCCTACGACAGCAAACTGATGGGCGCCTTGTACGGCACGCCCAGCGAATTCTGGGTGGTGGACAAATCCTTCGAACGCAACTGGAGCCAGGACCTGCACCTGAGTTCCCTGCCCGACTCCGAGGTGTTCTGGGTCGCCGGTGTCGCCGCCAGCCGCAACGAGCGCAGCTACGATACGCCACGCAACACCTACGGCACTGCCAGCGCCAAGTTCCGTGACTTCACCACCACCACGTATGCCGGCTACGGCGAAGTCACCTTCCCCCTTACCGAGCGCCTGAAACTCACCACCGGCTACCGCCACTCCTGGGACCGCAAGACCTACGATGGCCAGTATTTCTCCGGCAGCAGCGCCGTGGATGACTCACGCAAGCTGACCGATCACTACGGCACCGGCCGCGCCGCGCTGAGCTATGCCATCACGCCGCAGACCAACGTCTACGTGCAGTTGGCACGGGGCTATAAATCCGGTGGGTTCAATGACTATGCGTCGCAGGTCAGCGACAGCCAGCCGTACAAGGCGGCCGTCAGCAAGGCGGCTGAGCTGGGTTTCAAGAGTGAAACCGAAGACCGCCGTGGCAGCCTCAACGGTGCGCTGTTCTTCACCCGCGTGCACGACGACCACTTGCTCGGCTACGACGCGGCGACCTTCGCTACCAACGCCTTCAACGCCGACACCCGCACCCGTGGCGCCGAACTGGAAGGCAGCTGGCGCTTCGATTACGGCCTGACCCTGGCCGCCAGCGCCACCTACCTCGACGCCAAAATCACCAGCGGCGTGCAAGGCATCCAGGCCGGCGACGTTGCCGCCGGCAACCGCACCCCGGATGTGCCACGCTGGAGCGGCAACTTCAACGCCAGCTGGAAACACCCGCTGGGCACCTTCGCCAGCCTCGGCGAAACCACCCTCAACACCAGCCTCAACTACCACCTGGTGGGCGAGCGTGCAGCCGACCCGCAGAACCACTTCAACCTGGACAACTACGAGAAACTCGACCTGCGCGCCGGCCTGGAAAGCAAGTTCGGCGAAGTCTATGCCTTCGCCGACAACCTGCTGAACCAGACCTACGACACCTACGGTTTCTACAGCGACCCGGTGGCCTACGGCGCACCGGCGCGCCGCCGTACGCTGGGAGTGGGCTACACCTACCAATTCTGA
- a CDS encoding helix-turn-helix domain-containing protein translates to MPVSRIITGGYGNDLGPGAHCRVTRVSLQDGLDIVRWQSTFEQPIELPLQDDSECIHFSFTNLLKGKAACSFSDGRRQRRYAIDEGSGSISFGRCRHGLYHQHGEIDNITVMIRPELLAQWELTLDPLLNKALACDHCFLDGHRSGEMSATAHMIGTAMDQGANLPPTQPRSSLWMYGQSVTLVSLFLEARQDAKCTCRVSHTDRQRLVRARDRLLEDLGKAPSLSELARESGLSQPKLTRGFRELFANSVYGVFQQTRMIQARARLMSGNESVMRIASDLGYANASHFATAFRKQFGINPSTLKNGGRGRSF, encoded by the coding sequence ATGCCAGTCTCGCGAATCATTACGGGAGGCTATGGGAACGACCTCGGACCCGGAGCGCATTGCCGCGTCACCCGCGTATCATTGCAGGACGGGCTCGATATCGTGCGCTGGCAAAGCACCTTCGAGCAGCCCATCGAATTGCCCTTGCAGGACGACAGCGAGTGCATCCATTTCAGCTTCACCAATCTGCTCAAGGGCAAGGCCGCGTGCAGCTTCAGCGACGGGCGCCGGCAGCGGCGCTACGCCATTGACGAAGGCTCGGGCAGCATCAGTTTTGGCCGTTGCCGCCACGGCCTTTACCACCAGCATGGCGAGATCGACAACATCACCGTGATGATCCGCCCCGAATTGCTCGCGCAGTGGGAACTCACGCTCGATCCGCTGCTGAACAAGGCGCTCGCCTGTGACCACTGTTTTCTCGACGGTCATCGCAGCGGTGAAATGAGCGCGACCGCGCACATGATCGGCACAGCCATGGACCAGGGCGCAAACCTGCCGCCAACCCAGCCGCGCAGCAGCCTGTGGATGTACGGGCAAAGCGTCACGCTGGTCAGTTTGTTCCTGGAAGCACGCCAGGATGCCAAATGCACCTGCCGGGTCAGCCACACTGATCGGCAACGGCTGGTGCGTGCCCGCGATCGTTTGCTCGAAGACCTGGGCAAGGCGCCAAGCCTGTCCGAACTGGCGCGCGAATCAGGGCTGAGCCAGCCCAAATTGACCCGTGGCTTTCGTGAGTTGTTCGCCAACAGCGTGTATGGCGTGTTTCAACAGACGCGCATGATCCAGGCACGCGCACGCTTGATGAGCGGCAACGAGTCTGTGATGCGCATCGCCTCGGACCTCGGATACGCCAACGCCAGCCACTTTGCGACGGCGTTCCGCAAGCAGTTTGGAATCAACCCGTCGACACTTAAAAATGGTGGGCGCGGTAGATCGTTTTAA